In Homo sapiens chromosome 11, GRCh38.p14 Primary Assembly, one DNA window encodes the following:
- the UEVLD gene encoding ubiquitin-conjugating enzyme E2 variant 3 isoform h (isoform h is encoded by transcript variant 8) has product MEFDCEGLRRLLGKYKFRDLTVEELRNVNVFFPHFKYSMDTYVFKDSSQKDLLNFTGTIPVMYQGNTYNIPIRFWILDSHPFAPPICFLKPTANMGILVGKHVDAQGRIYLPYLQNWSHPKSVIVGLIKEMIAKFQEELPMYSLSSSDEARQVDLLAYIAKITEGVSDTNSKSWANHENKTVNKITVVGGGELGIACTLAISAKVESRSVTQAGV; this is encoded by the exons ATGGAGTTCGACTGCGAGGGCCTGAGACGGCTGCTTGGCAAG tacAAGTTCAGGGACCTAACTGTGGAAGAACTAAggaatgtaaatgtatttttcccACATTTCAAATATTCCATGGACACCTATG tttttaaagATAGTTCTCAGAAAGACCTGCTGAATTTTACTGGCACAATTCCTGTGATGTATCAGG gtaatacatataacataccaATTCGTTTCTGGATTTTGGATTCTCACCCTTTCGCTCCCCCTATTTGCTTCTTGAAGCCAACTGCAAATATGGGAATCTTAGTCGGAAAACATGTGGATGCTCAAGGCAGAATATATTTGCCCTATCTCCAAAACTGGAGCCAT CCTAAATCTGTCATTGTTGGATTAATTAAAGAAATGATTGCCAAGTTTCAAGAGGAACTTCCCATGTATTCTCTATCATCATCTGATGAGGCACGGCAGGTAGACTTGCTAGCCTATATTGCAAAAATCACTGAAG GTGTTTCAGATACAAATTCAAAGAGCTGGGCAAATCATGAGAATAAAACAGTCAATAAAATTACTGTGGTTGGAGGTGGAGAACTCGGTATTGCCTGCACATTAGCAATTTCAGCAAAG gtggagtctcgctctgttacccaggctggagtgtag